The proteins below are encoded in one region of Geothermobacter hydrogeniphilus:
- a CDS encoding ATP-binding protein gives MARRRLLWHIFPAYLLVTLVALFGVTWYMTHALRQFHMQQAEADLLARARMLAYQLRGQVDLRHALWIDSQCKALGKRTGTRLTVVLADGKVLGDSDKDPLRMDNHAGRPEIIATRSGKIGRAVRFSHTLGKPLMYVAVPAVDGDKVVGSIRAALPMTAVEAALQDIHWRIFAGGVLVAFFAALVSLWIARRVSRPLEEMKRGAERFARGELESRLQVGGSEEARSLAEAMNRMAAELHGRIRTVLQQRNEIEAVLSSMVEGVLAVDVDERLLRLNRAAAEMLGVSSDGAVGRPVQEVVRKVDLQRFVHLALGSSEPVEDDLVLRGSRDRYLQAHGTRLTGSGGQQLGALIVLNDVTRLRRLERVRSDFVANVSHELKTPITAIKGFVETLIDGGIEQPEDARRFLGIVLRQAERLNAIIEDLLQLSRIEQEAGLEGIPLEPGDIAPLLRSALQACCMQAGKETIPLRLECPESLPASINGPLLEQAVTNLVDNAVKYSPAGAEVLIRAERLDREIIIEVRDQGCGIPAKHLSRLFERFYRVDKARSRKLGGTGLGLAIVKHIVQAHGGTVSVASEPGQGSCFTIRLPDVPDRP, from the coding sequence ATGGCCCGTAGGCGCCTGCTCTGGCATATTTTCCCCGCTTACCTGCTGGTGACCCTGGTCGCCCTGTTCGGTGTGACCTGGTACATGACCCATGCCCTGCGCCAGTTCCACATGCAGCAGGCCGAGGCCGATCTGCTGGCGCGGGCGCGGATGCTGGCCTACCAGTTGCGCGGTCAGGTCGATCTCCGTCATGCGCTGTGGATTGACAGCCAGTGCAAGGCCCTGGGAAAACGGACCGGTACCCGGCTGACCGTGGTGCTGGCCGACGGCAAGGTACTCGGTGATTCGGATAAGGATCCGCTGCGGATGGACAACCACGCCGGGCGGCCGGAGATCATTGCCACCCGCTCCGGGAAAATCGGTCGTGCGGTGCGCTTCAGTCATACCCTGGGCAAACCCCTGATGTACGTGGCCGTGCCGGCAGTTGATGGTGACAAGGTGGTCGGCAGTATTCGTGCCGCTTTGCCGATGACCGCGGTGGAAGCAGCGTTGCAGGATATCCACTGGCGCATTTTCGCCGGCGGGGTGCTGGTGGCGTTTTTTGCCGCGCTGGTCAGTCTCTGGATCGCGCGGCGTGTCAGTCGGCCGCTGGAGGAGATGAAGCGCGGCGCCGAGCGGTTTGCCCGTGGTGAGTTGGAGTCACGGCTGCAGGTCGGCGGTTCGGAAGAGGCCCGGAGCCTGGCCGAGGCGATGAACCGCATGGCGGCGGAACTCCACGGCCGCATCCGGACGGTGCTGCAGCAGCGCAACGAAATCGAGGCGGTTCTTTCGAGCATGGTCGAGGGGGTTCTGGCGGTCGATGTCGACGAGCGGTTGTTGCGCCTGAACCGTGCTGCGGCGGAGATGCTCGGTGTCAGTTCCGACGGCGCGGTCGGTCGGCCGGTGCAGGAAGTGGTGCGCAAGGTCGATCTGCAGCGGTTCGTCCACCTGGCGCTGGGCAGCAGCGAGCCGGTCGAGGATGACCTGGTGCTGCGTGGTTCCCGGGATCGTTATCTGCAGGCCCATGGTACCCGCCTGACTGGTTCCGGAGGACAACAGCTCGGAGCCCTGATCGTTCTCAACGATGTCACCCGGTTGCGGCGGCTGGAGCGGGTCCGCAGTGACTTTGTCGCCAATGTTTCGCATGAACTGAAGACCCCGATAACCGCCATCAAGGGATTTGTCGAAACGTTGATTGACGGCGGCATCGAACAGCCGGAGGATGCCCGGCGCTTTCTCGGCATTGTTCTCAGGCAGGCCGAGCGGCTCAACGCCATCATCGAGGATCTGCTGCAGCTCTCCCGTATCGAGCAGGAGGCGGGTCTGGAGGGTATCCCCCTGGAGCCGGGCGATATCGCCCCGCTGTTGCGCAGCGCCCTGCAGGCCTGCTGCATGCAGGCCGGGAAGGAGACTATTCCTCTCCGCCTCGAATGTCCCGAGTCGCTGCCGGCGAGCATCAACGGGCCGCTGCTGGAGCAGGCGGTGACCAACCTGGTTGACAATGCCGTCAAGTACAGCCCGGCCGGTGCCGAGGTGCTGATCCGGGCCGAACGTCTCGACCGGGAGATAATTATCGAGGTGCGCGATCAGGGTTGTGGAATTCCCGCCAAGCATCTCTCCCGTCTGTTCGAGCGCTTTTACCGGGTCGACAAGGCCCGCAGCCGCAAGCTCGGCGGCACCGGGCTCGGACTGGCGATCGTCAAGCACATTGTCCAGGCCCACGGCGGCACGGTCAGCGTCGCGAGCGAACCGGGACAGGGGAGCTGCTTCACCATCCGGTTGCCCGACGTCCCTGACCGGCCGTGA
- a CDS encoding response regulator, which translates to MADKTILIIEDEEDILALVHYNLARDGFQVVCATSGEDGLRMVAEHHPDLVLLDLMLPGVDGLEVCRRLRSDAETAALPIVMMTARGEESDVVTGLELGADDYVTKPFSPKILIARVRAVLRRRSGAGSEGGNDEALVHGELTIHPGRKEVLVAGVPVELTFTEFRVLHFLAGRPGWVFTRYQIVNAVRGEDYAVTDRAVDVQIVGLRRKLGSCGALIETVRGVGYRFKDLDAEVRSSHGP; encoded by the coding sequence ATGGCCGACAAGACAATTCTGATTATCGAGGATGAAGAAGATATTCTCGCCCTGGTGCACTACAACCTCGCCCGTGACGGTTTCCAGGTCGTTTGTGCCACGTCCGGGGAGGATGGGCTGCGGATGGTGGCCGAGCACCACCCTGACCTGGTGCTACTCGATCTGATGCTGCCGGGGGTGGATGGCCTTGAAGTCTGTCGCCGTCTGCGTTCGGACGCGGAAACGGCGGCACTGCCGATTGTCATGATGACCGCCAGGGGGGAGGAGAGTGACGTGGTGACCGGTCTTGAACTCGGTGCCGATGACTATGTCACCAAGCCCTTCAGCCCGAAAATTCTCATTGCCCGGGTACGCGCGGTGCTGCGGCGGCGGAGCGGGGCGGGGAGTGAAGGCGGCAATGACGAAGCCCTGGTTCATGGCGAGCTGACGATTCATCCGGGCCGCAAAGAGGTCCTGGTGGCGGGTGTTCCGGTTGAACTGACCTTCACGGAATTCCGGGTCCTCCATTTTCTTGCCGGTCGGCCCGGTTGGGTCTTTACCCGCTACCAGATTGTCAACGCCGTGCGTGGTGAGGATTATGCCGTGACCGATCGGGCGGTGGATGTGCAGATCGTCGGTTTGAGACGGAAACTCGGGTCCTGTGGCGCGCTGATCGAAACGGTGCGCGGGGTCGGTTATCGCTTCAAGGATCTCGATGCCGAAGTCCGGAGCAGCCATGGCCCGTAG
- a CDS encoding GSU3128 family (seleno)protein: MKIRKKFFDFEYSEVLDVKTRELIRVACAVAVHCPDULQKHFAVAKQHGASEDEIREAMAYGMMAPGGRAKNFAKAMLQEMARGEENEGKE; the protein is encoded by the coding sequence ATGAAGATCCGCAAGAAGTTTTTTGATTTTGAGTACAGCGAAGTCCTCGATGTCAAGACCCGTGAACTGATCCGTGTCGCCTGCGCGGTCGCCGTCCATTGCCCCGACTGACTGCAGAAACACTTCGCGGTCGCGAAGCAGCACGGCGCAAGTGAGGATGAAATCCGTGAGGCGATGGCCTACGGGATGATGGCCCCCGGCGGCCGGGCGAAGAATTTCGCCAAAGCCATGTTGCAGGAGATGGCACGGGGGGAGGAGAACGAAGGGAAAGAGTGA
- a CDS encoding ion transporter, producing MTLKPHSQPAPRPEAAAIRHRLHTIIFEADTPAGKLFDLGLIFSILLSVLVVMLDSVGPLHADYGGLFLRIEWGFTILFSVEYLLRLLCIGRPLKYAVSFFGIVDLLSILPTYLSLLLPGSQYLLTIRILRILRIFRVLKLAQYVGEANHLVRALRASRRKIIVFLFAVATMVVIFGSLIYLVEGPEAGFTNLFEAYYYAIVTLSTVGYGDIIPITPLGKAISCFIMILGYGIIAVPTGIVSVELAQTRKLEVSTQSCPECSAEGHDSDAAFCKYCGAQL from the coding sequence ATGACGCTGAAACCCCATTCACAACCGGCACCCAGGCCTGAGGCGGCAGCGATCCGCCATCGGCTGCATACCATCATTTTCGAGGCTGATACCCCGGCCGGCAAGCTTTTTGATCTGGGGCTGATTTTCAGTATCCTGCTCAGTGTGCTGGTGGTGATGCTCGACAGTGTCGGACCGCTGCATGCTGATTACGGAGGGCTCTTCCTGCGGATCGAGTGGGGCTTCACCATCCTGTTCAGTGTCGAATATCTGCTGCGCCTGCTTTGTATCGGTCGACCGCTGAAATACGCGGTCAGTTTCTTCGGCATTGTCGATCTGCTTTCGATCCTGCCGACCTACCTGAGTTTGCTGCTGCCCGGCAGCCAGTACCTGCTGACCATCCGTATTCTGCGCATCCTGCGCATTTTCCGGGTGCTGAAGCTGGCCCAGTATGTCGGCGAGGCCAACCACCTGGTGCGGGCGCTGCGGGCGAGCCGCCGCAAGATTATCGTTTTTCTGTTTGCCGTAGCTACGATGGTGGTGATTTTCGGTTCGTTGATCTACCTGGTCGAAGGGCCCGAAGCCGGATTCACCAATCTCTTTGAGGCCTATTACTATGCCATAGTCACCCTCTCAACGGTCGGCTACGGTGATATCATTCCGATAACCCCCCTGGGCAAGGCGATTTCCTGCTTCATCATGATTCTCGGTTACGGCATCATCGCCGTCCCGACCGGAATCGTCTCGGTGGAGCTGGCCCAGACCCGGAAGCTGGAAGTGTCGACTCAGTCCTGTCCCGAGTGCAGTGCCGAGGGGCATGACTCCGACGCGGCATTCTGCAAGTATTGTGGGGCGCAACTGTAG
- a CDS encoding rhomboid family intramembrane serine protease, with the protein MSEQRYRIVFRGGLRYGFEVEEVKQNLQRLCRYDQATVDKLFDGRCAVLKSGLDEAGARRYQAALDRTGAEVAIETMPVAAPAVAVAKNFRCPKCGFPQERGLSCVQCGLVFSKFEQRSRRAEEPPVKPGKPPEAEAPEDAGHFSRHPERAFLLKAFGMILAILFLRQFLSGGLLIIAFFLFPVLFLVYIRLHAVTSGEDPSAVLAQHITFMPVMYAEGERRREGQTWVTYGLILLNVLVFYGFELRVSSDLLVNNLLFLPRHPNLWNVPLSLFSSLFLHAGNGHLWGNMLFLWAVGTVVERRIGSGRFLAFYLLLGVAANLFGAAVHKLFMGATLHALGASGAIAGVMGVFAVRCYFKSMVFPLPILGIFSLILPVSLKVRLNSLVIIGLFFLGNLSGGFSQLADGAVGGVGHWIHIGGMLAGIGLAMFFKLGDQAVEERHLEIGAAALEGGRVNLNEGEESLRRMLRQDPQNTEAMLLLARLLSRFGACDEGRQLYARAIDRLSRTDPPQAMQAFCEYCQDYFTAIEPAVQFRLAELFRRDGDLETASRCLEQLNEDRQLPADLREKVLFQYARILDELGFAEVALGYYRNLVEHFPASVYIPKVQARLARA; encoded by the coding sequence ATGTCCGAACAACGCTACCGGATTGTTTTTCGCGGCGGCCTGCGCTACGGTTTCGAGGTTGAGGAGGTCAAGCAGAACCTGCAACGGCTCTGCCGCTACGATCAGGCAACCGTCGACAAGTTGTTCGATGGCCGTTGCGCGGTCCTCAAGAGTGGTCTCGACGAAGCCGGGGCCAGGCGTTACCAGGCTGCTCTGGACCGGACCGGGGCGGAGGTTGCCATCGAGACCATGCCGGTCGCGGCGCCAGCCGTTGCTGTCGCGAAGAACTTCCGTTGTCCGAAGTGCGGATTTCCCCAGGAACGGGGTCTTAGCTGCGTTCAGTGCGGGCTGGTCTTCAGCAAGTTCGAGCAGCGCAGCCGCCGGGCCGAGGAACCGCCGGTAAAACCGGGAAAACCGCCGGAAGCGGAAGCGCCGGAGGATGCCGGGCATTTTTCCCGTCATCCGGAGCGGGCCTTTCTGCTCAAGGCCTTCGGTATGATCCTGGCCATTCTCTTTCTTCGCCAGTTTCTCAGCGGCGGACTGCTGATCATCGCTTTCTTCCTGTTTCCGGTTCTGTTCCTCGTTTATATCCGGTTGCATGCCGTGACCAGTGGGGAAGACCCCTCCGCAGTGCTGGCCCAGCACATCACCTTCATGCCGGTGATGTATGCCGAGGGAGAGCGCCGGCGAGAAGGCCAGACCTGGGTTACCTATGGCCTTATCCTGCTGAATGTCCTGGTGTTCTACGGGTTTGAATTGCGGGTCAGTTCGGACCTGCTGGTCAATAATCTGCTCTTTCTGCCTCGTCATCCGAACCTCTGGAATGTACCCCTGAGCCTGTTCAGCTCACTCTTTCTGCATGCCGGCAACGGCCATTTGTGGGGCAACATGCTGTTTCTCTGGGCGGTCGGCACGGTGGTTGAGCGGCGTATCGGCAGCGGGCGGTTTCTGGCGTTCTATCTGCTGCTGGGCGTGGCCGCCAACCTGTTCGGGGCCGCTGTTCACAAGCTGTTCATGGGGGCGACTCTGCATGCGCTGGGAGCCTCCGGGGCGATTGCCGGAGTGATGGGGGTGTTCGCCGTGCGCTGTTATTTTAAAAGCATGGTTTTCCCCCTGCCGATTCTCGGCATCTTTTCGTTGATTCTGCCGGTCAGCCTCAAGGTCCGGCTCAACTCGCTGGTCATTATCGGTCTGTTTTTTCTCGGTAATTTAAGTGGCGGATTCTCCCAGCTGGCTGATGGTGCCGTCGGCGGTGTCGGTCATTGGATTCATATCGGCGGCATGCTGGCCGGCATCGGCCTGGCGATGTTCTTCAAACTCGGTGATCAGGCCGTTGAAGAACGGCACCTGGAGATTGGCGCCGCGGCCCTGGAGGGTGGCCGGGTCAATCTCAATGAGGGGGAGGAATCTCTGCGTCGGATGTTGCGGCAGGATCCGCAGAATACCGAAGCGATGCTGCTGTTGGCACGCCTGCTCTCCAGGTTCGGTGCCTGCGACGAGGGTCGGCAGCTTTACGCCCGGGCGATCGACCGCCTGTCGCGAACCGACCCCCCGCAGGCCATGCAGGCGTTTTGTGAATATTGTCAGGATTATTTCACCGCGATCGAACCGGCGGTCCAGTTCCGGCTCGCCGAGCTTTTCCGTCGTGACGGGGATCTGGAGACGGCCTCACGTTGCCTGGAACAGCTCAACGAAGACCGGCAACTGCCCGCCGACCTGCGGGAGAAAGTTCTCTTTCAGTATGCCCGGATCCTTGACGAACTCGGTTTTGCCGAGGTCGCCCTCGGCTACTACCGCAACCTGGTTGAACATTTTCCTGCATCAGTCTATATCCCCAAGGTGCAGGCACGCCTTGCCCGGGCCTGA
- a CDS encoding TRAP transporter large permease, whose translation MIGIIMFAAALVLLLVGFPVAFTFGSVAVFFGVFSEGTGMFAMMPHRIWAIMNNTILMAIPLFIFMGIVLQKSKLAERLLESMGFLFGEVRGGIAISTVLVGALLAASTGVVGASVVAMGVISLPVMLKYKYDKRLSCGAICAAGTLGQIIPPSIVLIILGDVFQEPVGDLFKAAFWPGFVLVAFYVIYILIITAMRKELAPPVRLENNTQTKPQQIKTALKAIVPPLTLIVLVLGSILFGVATPTESSSVGGIGALVLAFLYRQLSFRMVKESALETIKVSAMVFAILIGATAFSMVFTYTGGDIIVEDFMMNLPGDKWGFIVLSMMVIMALGFFIDFVEISYIIVPILAPIAANLGINPIWYAILIAMNLQTSFLTPPFGFSLFYLKGVAPPEVSTMDIYKGVMPFIGLQVIVLAIVALFPGLFGMG comes from the coding sequence ATGATTGGAATCATCATGTTCGCCGCAGCCCTGGTGCTGCTGCTGGTCGGTTTTCCCGTTGCCTTTACTTTCGGCTCGGTCGCGGTCTTCTTCGGCGTGTTCTCTGAAGGAACCGGCATGTTCGCCATGATGCCGCACCGCATCTGGGCCATCATGAACAACACCATCCTGATGGCGATCCCGCTGTTTATTTTCATGGGAATCGTGCTGCAGAAATCCAAACTTGCCGAGCGGCTGCTGGAATCGATGGGATTCCTGTTCGGCGAGGTGCGCGGCGGCATCGCCATCTCGACTGTTCTCGTCGGTGCGCTGCTGGCCGCCTCAACGGGAGTGGTCGGCGCGAGCGTGGTGGCCATGGGGGTCATCTCGCTGCCGGTCATGCTGAAGTACAAGTACGACAAACGCCTCTCCTGCGGAGCCATCTGCGCAGCCGGCACCCTCGGCCAGATCATCCCGCCGTCGATCGTCCTGATTATCCTCGGCGATGTCTTCCAGGAGCCGGTCGGCGATCTTTTCAAGGCGGCTTTCTGGCCCGGTTTTGTCCTGGTGGCCTTCTACGTTATCTACATCCTGATTATTACCGCCATGCGCAAAGAGCTTGCGCCTCCCGTTCGGCTGGAAAACAACACGCAGACCAAACCGCAGCAGATCAAAACCGCTCTCAAGGCGATTGTCCCCCCCCTGACACTCATCGTTCTGGTCCTCGGCTCGATCCTGTTCGGCGTGGCGACGCCGACGGAATCTTCTTCGGTCGGCGGAATCGGCGCCCTGGTCCTGGCCTTCCTGTACCGGCAGCTTTCCTTCCGCATGGTCAAGGAGAGTGCTCTGGAGACGATCAAGGTTTCGGCCATGGTCTTCGCCATCCTGATCGGCGCAACGGCTTTTTCGATGGTCTTCACCTATACCGGCGGTGACATCATCGTTGAAGATTTCATGATGAATCTTCCCGGGGACAAATGGGGCTTCATCGTCCTCTCCATGATGGTCATCATGGCGCTCGGGTTTTTCATCGACTTCGTTGAAATTTCCTACATCATCGTGCCGATCCTGGCTCCCATCGCCGCCAACCTCGGCATCAATCCGATCTGGTACGCGATCCTGATCGCCATGAACCTGCAGACGTCGTTCCTGACCCCCCCCTTCGGCTTCAGCCTGTTTTACCTCAAGGGCGTCGCTCCACCGGAGGTCAGCACCATGGACATCTACAAGGGCGTCATGCCCTTTATCGGTCTGCAGGTCATCGTACTCGCCATCGTCGCCCTTTTCCCCGGACTTTTCGGGATGGGGTGA
- the aroC gene encoding chorismate synthase, with protein MSSSFGTLYKVSTFGESHGIGVGAVVDGCPANLELSEADIQPQLDRRRPGQSDLTTPRQEADQVSILSGVENGKTLGTPIGLLVRNKDQRPGDYGEMSRVPRPSHADYTYQVKYGNRAASGGGRSSARETIGRVAAGAIAEKILKQYWDIEIVAWVSSIGNVRCGAVDPEQLTREQVDAHITRCPDPAVAEQMAETVREVRDAADSIGGVVSCVCRKVPAGWGEPVFDKLEAGLAQAMLSLPATKGFEIGSGFAGTELLGSQHNDLFVRKGEQLGTLTNHAGGVLGGISSGESILFRTAFKPVATIGKSQQTVDFDGKPAVMEAKGRHDPCVVPRAVPIVETMTALVLVDLALRQQARQL; from the coding sequence ATGTCGAGCAGTTTCGGAACCCTGTATAAAGTCAGTACCTTCGGTGAATCTCATGGGATCGGTGTCGGCGCCGTCGTTGACGGCTGTCCGGCCAACCTGGAGCTTTCCGAGGCTGATATCCAGCCCCAGCTCGACCGACGTCGGCCCGGGCAGTCCGATCTGACCACCCCGCGCCAGGAAGCGGACCAGGTGTCGATCCTTTCCGGGGTGGAAAACGGCAAAACCCTCGGCACGCCCATCGGGCTGCTGGTGCGCAACAAGGACCAACGTCCCGGCGACTACGGCGAAATGAGCCGGGTGCCGCGTCCCTCTCACGCCGACTACACCTACCAGGTCAAGTACGGCAACCGCGCCGCCAGCGGCGGCGGTCGCTCCAGTGCCCGCGAGACCATCGGCCGGGTAGCGGCGGGGGCGATTGCCGAAAAGATACTGAAACAGTACTGGGACATCGAGATCGTCGCCTGGGTTTCCAGCATCGGCAACGTGCGCTGTGGCGCGGTTGATCCCGAGCAGCTGACCCGCGAGCAGGTCGACGCCCATATCACCCGCTGTCCCGATCCGGCAGTCGCCGAGCAGATGGCCGAGACGGTACGCGAGGTGCGCGACGCCGCCGATTCGATCGGCGGGGTGGTCTCCTGTGTCTGCCGCAAGGTTCCGGCCGGATGGGGCGAGCCGGTGTTCGACAAGCTTGAGGCGGGATTGGCTCAGGCGATGCTGTCGCTGCCGGCGACCAAGGGCTTCGAGATCGGCTCCGGGTTCGCCGGCACCGAGCTGCTCGGTTCGCAGCACAACGACCTGTTTGTCCGCAAGGGGGAGCAGCTCGGTACTCTCACCAATCACGCCGGTGGCGTACTCGGCGGGATCTCGAGCGGTGAATCGATCCTTTTTCGCACCGCCTTCAAGCCGGTGGCGACCATCGGCAAGAGCCAGCAGACGGTTGATTTCGACGGCAAGCCGGCGGTCATGGAGGCCAAGGGGCGGCACGATCCCTGCGTAGTTCCGCGGGCAGTGCCGATTGTCGAAACCATGACCGCCCTGGTGCTGGTCGATCTGGCCCTGCGCCAACAGGCGCGGCAACTCTGA
- a CDS encoding SDR family oxidoreductase has product MAETILITGANRGIGLELARSFTALGWQVLACCRDLQQATELRQMADGRPEVELLHLDVAASDQIVAVAGHLAGRPIDILFHNAGLFGSRDQAFGNTDPEQWLEVFRVNVIAPQKLTESLVENVACSGRKIVAIMGSQLGCIGDNSSGTWPIYRTSKAAAHMLMRTMAFDLKARGITVVAFHPGWVRTRMGGAEAPLEPAAAAAGLTRQLLGLSPADTGSLIHMDGRRLGW; this is encoded by the coding sequence ATGGCAGAAACGATTTTGATCACCGGAGCCAATCGCGGTATCGGCCTGGAACTGGCGCGTAGCTTTACGGCGCTGGGTTGGCAGGTTCTGGCCTGTTGCCGTGATCTGCAACAGGCGACTGAACTTCGGCAGATGGCCGATGGCAGACCGGAAGTCGAGTTGCTGCACCTCGATGTTGCCGCGTCCGACCAGATTGTTGCTGTGGCCGGGCACCTTGCCGGCCGTCCCATCGACATCCTCTTTCACAACGCCGGTCTCTTCGGTTCCCGCGACCAGGCTTTCGGCAATACCGATCCGGAGCAATGGCTGGAGGTCTTTCGGGTCAATGTGATCGCTCCGCAGAAGCTGACCGAGTCCCTGGTCGAAAATGTCGCCTGCTCCGGGCGAAAAATAGTCGCGATTATGGGCAGTCAACTCGGCTGTATCGGTGACAACAGTTCCGGGACCTGGCCGATCTATCGTACCAGCAAGGCGGCGGCGCACATGCTGATGCGCACCATGGCGTTTGATCTCAAAGCGCGCGGCATCACCGTGGTCGCCTTTCATCCCGGCTGGGTGCGGACCCGCATGGGGGGCGCCGAGGCGCCGCTGGAACCGGCAGCGGCGGCGGCCGGGCTGACCCGGCAGCTGCTCGGCCTGAGCCCGGCCGACACCGGCAGCCTGATTCACATGGATGGGCGGCGACTCGGTTGGTAG
- a CDS encoding type IV pilus twitching motility protein PilT, producing MAKIDGLFKILQEKGGSDLHLSPQNPPLMRSGGQLQPAHSKVLSHPQCQALLYEIMNEAQRDEFEQRRDLDFAYEVPALKARFRANIFWGRLGISAVFRIIPTEILSAEQLGLPQTVLRFTEHKKGLVLVTGPTGSGKSTTLAAMVDHVNRNRSEHILTVEDPIEFVHQSNRSLVNQREVGNHTASFAAALKAALREDPDIILVGEMRDLETIELAITAAETGHLVFGTLHTSSAAKTVDRIINVFPTSQQEQIRTMLAESLKGVIAQQLPRTVDGKRCAALEILSVTPAVANLIREGKTFQIPSVIQTGRGEGMQLMDQSLQELLRGKRISAEEAHRFAHNKAQFAPLLKGVNHE from the coding sequence ATGGCCAAAATCGACGGACTGTTCAAAATCCTCCAGGAAAAAGGGGGGTCCGACCTGCACCTTTCTCCGCAGAATCCCCCGCTGATGCGCTCCGGCGGGCAACTGCAGCCGGCACATTCGAAGGTACTGAGCCACCCCCAGTGCCAGGCACTGCTCTACGAAATTATGAACGAGGCGCAACGGGATGAATTCGAGCAGCGGCGGGATCTCGATTTCGCCTACGAAGTCCCGGCTCTCAAGGCCCGTTTTCGCGCCAATATCTTCTGGGGGAGACTCGGCATCAGCGCCGTTTTCCGCATCATCCCGACCGAAATCCTCAGCGCCGAGCAGCTCGGTCTGCCGCAAACAGTGCTACGTTTCACAGAGCACAAGAAAGGGCTGGTGCTGGTCACTGGCCCGACCGGCAGCGGCAAATCGACCACCCTGGCGGCGATGGTCGATCATGTCAACCGCAACCGGTCCGAGCACATCCTCACCGTCGAGGATCCGATCGAATTCGTCCACCAGAGCAACCGGAGCCTGGTCAACCAGCGCGAGGTCGGCAACCACACCGCCTCCTTCGCCGCCGCACTCAAGGCGGCCCTGCGCGAGGATCCGGACATCATCCTGGTCGGCGAGATGCGCGACCTGGAAACCATCGAACTGGCGATCACCGCCGCCGAGACCGGGCACCTGGTGTTCGGCACCCTGCACACCAGCAGCGCCGCCAAGACCGTCGACCGGATCATCAACGTCTTCCCGACCTCGCAGCAGGAACAGATCCGCACCATGCTCGCCGAATCGCTCAAGGGAGTGATCGCCCAGCAGCTGCCGCGCACCGTCGACGGCAAGCGTTGCGCCGCCCTGGAGATTCTCAGCGTCACCCCGGCGGTGGCCAACCTGATCCGCGAAGGCAAGACCTTCCAGATCCCGTCCGTGATCCAGACCGGGCGAGGAGAGGGGATGCAGCTGATGGACCAGTCGCTGCAGGAGCTGCTCAGGGGAAAAAGAATCAGCGCCGAGGAAGCCCACCGTTTTGCCCACAACAAGGCGCAGTTCGCACCACTGCTCAAGGGGGTGAACCATGAGTGA